CTTCTGGAGTAGATACCGGTAAACAAgtaggtaaatactgcacaAAAAACTGCCAAAGCGGCGGTTGTCAATGTGGAAGCAGTGGAGGAACTTGTAATCCTGACAAATGCACATCTAAAAACTGccaatgctgtaaagagagGGAGGGTACTATATCCTCTTTCAACACCTTTACATCCCAATCTTTAATGCTCatcttggcctttactggagacggtTACCTCAAGACTTACTCCAAATATGAACATCAGGGTAAATGGCCTACTGGTGGCTACCATCGTTACAGCTACTCTAATAATGGATAGTAATGACACTTATTCTAAAAAGACAATCTATTCTAACAATCCATCCATCCTTCTAGACAGAAGAGCTGACAGTCGCACTTCTACAGCGATCTCCACTCTTTAGCTGGATAAAGTTCAACTACTTGTCTCTGGTTATCCATAAAGTTCTCATACCTCAAACTCCCTCTGGTAGTGCCAATTACTGCAGTTTGCGGCTTACAAAAATACCTCTTGCCATGTCTGGAATGCATAAATCGCTCCCTTTTCGCATACAGACCACCTAGACTCATCTCTATCCCGTTAACTAGTACTTATAAACCTACTCGTTTTTTACACCGTTCATTAATGTTCGCAAGAGCTCTAAAAGGCCACGTTCATGGAGCAAAATAGGTCACTGCATGCACTTTGCCCTCACCACAATCCTCCAGGACTTCCCCAGAGATTATTGGACTTTTACAGATACTAATGGGCAATACCACTAAACAATCGGATTATTGTATAGGCAAATAGCCTATAAAGCGGAAATAGAGCTCGAAACACTGCCAGAATATATAGAAAAGGATGGTAGACAAATACTCATCAATCATCCTCTTTTCGTCAATTCTTCTGGTGATTTCCCCATCTTTTGACTCTGTAAACGCGTTTCCAATTGTGCACAAATTCCTTATAGACTTTGATGTTTCTGGAAATGTACCCGGGAGGATCAAGGTCTCCTCATCCCTGAGGTATTCCGGTGGACTCAACTACAGTATAAAACAGGCGTCCAGACACACCCACGTTATTGGCAGAATTGTTGACGAAGATGAAGTTTTACTAGATGGTAAATCGACCTACATGAGCAGATATGTCCTTGTGGTTGTCAGAGACGGTGGTGCCAAATACGTCAGGATAACGACGAGGCGAAGAGAGGACCACAAGTACGTGACTTGGATTAGAGAGTTTATAAAGAGGACAGGGGCTGAGAGATATATTCCAGTTATTAGGACACCAGTTGCTATCGATCTAAAGACTCAGGAAAGCGACGAATTCATCAAGATGGAGACTGTAATCTGTGGGAATAATAACGATGTTATCAAGGAGTTTACCATCCACAGGAATATGCAGGATGACTTTATAATAGGCCAAATACAATATGGCGAGTTTTTGATTGAAGCAGTAACCTCGGAGATCATGGAGAGGAAGGTGGCACTGGGAATGGTCTACAACATTCCTTCCATCACCATTTTCACTCGCTACGCTGACGGGGCAGATGTAACGACAAAGTACAAATTTAGCATCGACTCCAAAACGGTTCACCTCTTGGAGGAAACCAGGAAGCTTATGGATTTGTGTGAATAGTTTTGATTACAAATAACAGCGGAATGGATGCCATGTCCTCTGTTGGAGGCATTATAGCGGATATACTCTGATAATTTCTCACCAAAGAGCATTTAATTGTCCCTGTATGGCGTATTTGCACACATGTGACACATTTCCACATGCATGCGGGGATAAAGACTATATCTGACGAGCCTTACAATCTCatttaaatttgcaatCAGAAATAataaatcgcaaaataGTATAAAATGAAAACATCAGCAATTGTTCCTTCTATTATTCTTATTCTTGGCCGAGTGTTGTCCATGGATGTCACTCTGGACCTTTCAAAGCCTGACCAGCCAAGTGTTCACAGAAAGAACATGCAGGAGTGGGACGGAGTTTCGTACGTACTCTACTATCCAATATACGGTAGTACAGTCGTTCAGTTGAATTACGC
Above is a genomic segment from Theileria equi strain WA chromosome 4 map unlocalized gcontig_1105316255041, whole genome shotgun sequence containing:
- a CDS encoding signal peptide containing protein (encoded by transcript BEWA_045700A), which encodes MVDKYSSIILFSSILLVISPSFDSVNAFPIVHKFLIDFDVSGNVPGRIKVSSSLRYSGGLNYSIKQASRHTHVIGRIVDEDEVLLDGKSTYMSRYVLVVVRDGGAKYVRITTRRREDHKYVTWIREFIKRTGAERYIPVIRTPVAIDLKTQESDEFIKMETVICGNNNDVIKEFTIHRNMQDDFIIGQIQYGEFLIEAVTSEIMERKVALGMVYNIPSITIFTRYADGADVTTKYKFSIDSKTVHLLEETRKLMDLCE